From the genome of Aspergillus fumigatus Af293 chromosome 1, whole genome shotgun sequence, one region includes:
- a CDS encoding membrane magnesium transporter family protein, with product MIIRSPVQASVDNIVPQWVGTTLHGSCLLLVYTGKYLHFIFHTHLLIALIERRPIYRSDLLVRNSPIWPPWALYREYLHSLGSFCSRMRYSAHEHTVLYSNVRLSSASTALPHDIVIEALVSLVIVSAGLVLGAEKLKPISWSEWAGEIEREGGARNPYLRLEERYSFWDIRAKRKEFAEWVRGNDALEEAK from the exons ATGATCATCCGGTCACCCGTACAAGCTAGTGTCGATAACATCGTACCTCAGTGGGTAGGAACCACCTTACATGGGAGCTGTCTACTCCTAGTCTACACAGGCAAATATCTTCATTTCATCTTTCACACGCACTTGTTGATTGCATTGATTGAACGCCGACCCATCTACAGATCCGACCTGCTTGTGAGAAACTCGCCAATCTGGCCACCATGGGCTTTATATCGCGAATACTTACACTCTTTGGGCTCGTTCTGCTCGCGCATGC GCTACTCCGCCCACGAACACACAGTCCTGTACAGCAATGTGCGTCTTTCCTCGGCCTCCACCGCACTTCCCCACGATATTGTCATCGAGGCCTTGGTCtccctcgtcatcgtctccgCGGGCCTCGTGCTAGGCGCAGAGAAACTCAAGCCGATTAGCTGGAGCGAATGGGCTGGGGAGATTGAGAGGGAAGGCGGCGCCAGGAATCCTTATCTGCGGCTGGAAGAGCGATACAGTTTCTGGGATATTAGG gcgaagaggaaggaaTTCGCCGAATGGGTTCGGGGGAATGATGCCTTGGAGGAGGCAAAATGA
- a CDS encoding putative GPI anchored protein gives MRSSVVLLALSALAAAQSSSPVEAQTTGVTVIGPEVSATEVSGTAATTTSISSTTSQPVIPTAPTVIGSSGVPSSFSTVPSSSGVKSSTKTASTATATETTSESTSTTRSSASSTRSSTSSTTSNAAMPMATGSLGLSVMAGAALAAFL, from the exons ATGCGTTCTTCCGTCGTCCTCCTTGCCCTCTCGGCCCTTGCCGCCGCTCAGTCTTCTAGCCCTGTG GAAGCTCAGACTACAGGTGTCACTGTCATCGGTCCTGAGGTTAGCGCTACCGAGGTTAGCGGTACTGCTGCTACCACTACTTCCATCAGCTCCACCACCTCTCAGCCTGTGATCCCAACTGCTCCTACCGTCATTGGATCCAGCGGCgttccctcttccttctccaccgTTCCTTCTAGCAGCGGCGTCAAGAGCTCTACCAAGACTGCCTCGACCGCAACTGCCACCGAGACCACATCCGAGTCCACCTCTACCACCAGGTCCAGCGCCTCCTCTACCCGgtccagcaccagcagcacgACCTCCAACGCTGCCATGCCCATGGCGACCGGCTCTCTTGGCCTGTCCGTCATGGCTGGTGCTGCACTGGCTGCCTTCCTGTAA